The Devosia sp. A16 genome includes a window with the following:
- a CDS encoding SurA N-terminal domain-containing protein translates to MLRLIAAMLIGLTLSVMPAFAATKVTVNGVPISDIEIAQRTKLLALEGGGGTKKAMEQLIDEQLQIQEAKRMNIVISDQQVDDAFQQVARNIKVSTDKLRQILQQAGVNMDTMRARLRAAIAWQQVSGMVVASRVKVSDLDLEKAAEAKLDQASSYDYILKEILFISTTGNASARTGQANKYRAAFKGCDSAVQVSLNFTDAAVRDMGRRHATQLPDALASELAKLNVGGITKPRVTEAGVSMLAVCAKNEARDTTFLKNKLRSEQGNEAMKSEAEKYKAELRQKAKIIYS, encoded by the coding sequence ATGCTCCGCCTCATCGCTGCAATGCTGATCGGCCTTACCCTGAGCGTCATGCCGGCCTTCGCCGCGACCAAGGTCACGGTCAACGGCGTGCCGATCTCCGATATCGAGATCGCCCAGCGCACCAAGCTGCTGGCGCTCGAAGGCGGCGGCGGCACCAAGAAGGCGATGGAGCAGCTGATCGACGAGCAGTTGCAGATCCAGGAAGCCAAGCGGATGAACATCGTCATCTCCGACCAGCAGGTCGACGACGCGTTCCAGCAGGTCGCCCGAAACATCAAGGTGTCGACCGACAAGCTGCGCCAGATCCTGCAGCAGGCCGGCGTCAACATGGACACCATGCGGGCGCGCCTCAGGGCCGCCATCGCCTGGCAGCAGGTCAGCGGCATGGTGGTCGCCTCCCGCGTCAAGGTCTCCGACCTCGACCTCGAGAAGGCCGCCGAGGCCAAGCTCGACCAGGCTTCGAGCTATGACTACATCCTCAAGGAAATCCTGTTCATCAGCACCACCGGCAACGCGTCGGCGCGGACCGGCCAGGCCAACAAGTATCGCGCCGCCTTCAAGGGCTGCGACAGCGCCGTGCAGGTGTCGCTGAACTTCACCGATGCCGCGGTGCGCGACATGGGCCGCCGCCACGCCACGCAGTTGCCGGACGCCCTGGCGAGCGAGCTGGCCAAGCTGAACGTCGGTGGCATCACCAAGCCGCGCGTCACCGAGGCCGGTGTATCGATGCTCGCGGTCTGCGCCAAGAACGAGGCGCGTGACACCACCTTCCTCAAGAACAAGCTGCGCAGCGAGCAGGGCAACGAGGCGATGAAGTCCGAGGCCGAGAAGTACAAGGCCGAACTCCGCCAGAAGGCCAAGATCATCTACAGCTAA
- a CDS encoding YicC/YloC family endoribonuclease, with product MAPLASMTGYARAAGALPGVGFTVEIKSVNGRGLDLRMRLAAGFDALEGEIRRLIGKSITRGSLTVSLNVDREGEGGRVVVNHQALEAVLEGFRWLEGRVDADKPRLDGILALRGVLEQHEAALSADDEEALNAAILAAVADAVNGLAAARREEGARIAAILSERIDEIAALTKAAEIHPGRSRDAILARLRQQVAELSEASPALSEERLAQEAVLLATKADIREELDRLGAHIAAARQLIAGGGPVGRKLDFLSQEFNREANTLCSKSNDVALTAIGLDLKAVIDQLREQVQNIE from the coding sequence ATGGCGCCGCTCGCCAGCATGACGGGCTATGCCCGCGCTGCCGGAGCGCTGCCGGGCGTCGGCTTCACCGTCGAGATCAAGTCGGTCAACGGGCGCGGTCTCGACCTCAGGATGCGCCTTGCGGCCGGCTTCGATGCGCTCGAAGGCGAGATCCGCCGGCTGATCGGCAAGTCGATCACCCGTGGGTCGCTCACCGTGTCGCTCAATGTCGATCGTGAGGGAGAGGGCGGCCGCGTCGTCGTCAACCATCAGGCGCTGGAGGCGGTACTCGAGGGCTTCAGGTGGCTCGAAGGCCGGGTCGACGCCGACAAGCCGCGCCTCGACGGCATTCTGGCGCTGCGCGGCGTGCTCGAGCAGCACGAAGCTGCGCTCTCGGCCGACGACGAAGAGGCGCTCAATGCCGCCATCCTCGCCGCGGTCGCCGATGCGGTGAATGGACTTGCGGCGGCACGGCGCGAGGAGGGGGCGCGCATCGCTGCCATCCTCAGCGAGCGGATCGACGAGATTGCCGCGCTGACCAAAGCGGCTGAAATCCACCCCGGCCGCAGCCGCGATGCCATCCTTGCCCGCTTGCGCCAACAGGTCGCGGAGCTCAGCGAAGCGAGCCCGGCGCTCTCGGAAGAGCGGCTGGCGCAGGAGGCGGTGCTGCTGGCCACCAAAGCCGATATCCGCGAGGAGCTGGATCGGCTCGGCGCCCATATCGCCGCGGCGCGGCAGCTGATCGCCGGCGGTGGTCCGGTGGGCCGCAAGCTCGACTTCCTGTCACAGGAATTTAACCGCGAAGCGAATACGCTTTGCTCCAAGTCCAACGACGTGGCGCTCACCGCCATCGGCCTCGACCTGAAGGCCGTGATCGATCAGCTCCGCGAGCAGGTCCAGAACATAGAGTGA
- the rsmA gene encoding 16S rRNA (adenine(1518)-N(6)/adenine(1519)-N(6))-dimethyltransferase RsmA yields MQIDNLPPLREVIAAHELRARKELGQNFLLDLNLTARIARVAGPLQAATVIEVGPGPGGLTRALLAEGAKKVIAIERDERTLPALAQIAEAYPGRLEVIAGDALEIDYAALADGPTRIVSNLPYNIGTELLTRWLTVEAWPPFFESLTLMFQREVAERIVARPGDNHYGRLGVLCGWRTEARIAFNVGREAFTPPPKVTSSVVHLKPKATPDGVAVRDLEAVTRAAFGQRRKMVRQSLKSLGVPMEPLLAAAELRGDERAEVLPVETFLKLARARRG; encoded by the coding sequence ATGCAGATCGACAATCTTCCGCCGCTTCGCGAGGTCATCGCCGCACACGAGCTGAGGGCCAGGAAGGAACTCGGGCAGAATTTCCTGCTCGACCTCAACCTCACGGCGCGGATCGCCCGGGTCGCCGGCCCGTTGCAGGCGGCGACGGTGATCGAGGTCGGACCGGGCCCCGGCGGGCTGACGCGGGCGCTGCTGGCGGAAGGGGCAAAAAAGGTCATCGCCATCGAGCGGGACGAGCGCACGCTGCCGGCGCTGGCACAGATTGCAGAGGCTTATCCCGGCCGGCTCGAAGTGATCGCGGGCGATGCGCTCGAGATCGACTATGCCGCGCTGGCGGACGGGCCGACGCGGATCGTCTCGAACCTGCCCTACAATATCGGCACCGAGCTCCTGACCCGCTGGCTGACGGTGGAAGCCTGGCCGCCATTCTTCGAGAGTCTGACGCTGATGTTCCAGCGCGAAGTGGCCGAGCGGATCGTCGCCAGGCCTGGGGACAATCACTATGGCCGGCTCGGCGTGCTGTGCGGCTGGCGGACCGAGGCGCGCATCGCCTTCAATGTGGGGCGCGAGGCATTTACGCCGCCGCCCAAGGTCACCTCCAGCGTGGTACACCTCAAGCCCAAGGCGACACCTGACGGTGTCGCCGTCCGCGACCTCGAAGCGGTGACCCGCGCCGCCTTCGGGCAGCGCCGCAAGATGGTGCGCCAGAGCCTCAAATCGCTCGGCGTGCCGATGGAGCCGTTGCTTGCCGCAGCCGAACTCAGGGGCGACGAGCGCGCCGAGGTGCTGCCGGTGGAGACGTTCCTGAAACTTGCCCGGGCGCGCCGCGGATGA
- the mltG gene encoding endolytic transglycosylase MltG — protein sequence MANERREKRARKKRRSGGLLSVINALLTLLVLGILAVVGIFLYGASQFYAPGAVKTEANFTVEKGSSVMTTARRLEEQGLIPQGQLLPSEWLFWGGARALKKDGDIKAGVYALKPNSSMADILNEITEGKPLDFFVNVIPGDTSFQVAERLNADSPNLTGELVPIPAEGTLLAVRYDFFPGDTRASVLEKMQAEMKKKLDAIWAGRDPAIDSVIKSPAELVTMASIVEKETGIASERPQVAAVFINRLKKNMRLQTDPTVLYGVTEGKTVLNRSPTSSELKAKTAYNTYQIDGLPPGPIANPGEDALRAVAHPAATKDLYFVAKSANPADGHLFAETYAEHRKNVALYRKAAAEADAEAAKEALEAQQAKDAGEPVEPAQ from the coding sequence ATGGCTAACGAGCGCAGAGAGAAACGGGCCCGCAAGAAGCGGCGGAGCGGCGGGCTGCTCAGCGTCATCAACGCGCTGCTCACCCTGCTCGTTCTCGGCATCCTCGCTGTCGTCGGTATCTTCCTTTACGGCGCAAGCCAGTTCTATGCGCCGGGTGCGGTCAAGACCGAAGCCAACTTCACCGTCGAGAAGGGGTCGTCGGTGATGACCACGGCGCGCCGGCTGGAAGAACAGGGGTTGATCCCGCAGGGCCAGCTGCTGCCCTCCGAGTGGTTGTTCTGGGGCGGCGCGCGCGCGCTCAAGAAGGATGGGGACATCAAGGCCGGCGTCTATGCGCTCAAGCCCAATTCCTCGATGGCCGATATCCTCAACGAGATCACCGAGGGCAAGCCGCTCGACTTCTTCGTCAACGTCATCCCTGGCGATACCTCCTTCCAGGTGGCCGAGCGGCTGAACGCCGACAGCCCGAACCTCACCGGCGAGCTGGTGCCGATCCCGGCGGAAGGGACGCTGCTGGCGGTGCGCTACGACTTCTTCCCCGGCGACACCCGCGCCTCGGTGCTCGAAAAGATGCAGGCCGAGATGAAGAAGAAGCTCGATGCCATCTGGGCGGGGCGCGATCCGGCCATCGACTCCGTCATCAAGTCCCCTGCCGAACTGGTCACCATGGCTTCTATCGTCGAAAAGGAGACCGGCATCGCCAGTGAGCGTCCGCAGGTCGCCGCGGTATTCATCAATCGGCTGAAGAAGAATATGCGGCTGCAGACCGATCCGACGGTCCTCTACGGGGTCACCGAGGGCAAGACGGTGCTGAACCGCAGCCCGACCTCGTCCGAGCTCAAGGCCAAGACCGCCTACAATACCTACCAGATCGATGGCTTGCCGCCCGGACCGATTGCCAACCCCGGTGAGGATGCCTTGCGCGCCGTCGCCCACCCGGCGGCAACCAAGGATCTCTACTTCGTCGCCAAGAGCGCCAACCCGGCCGATGGACACCTGTTCGCCGAGACCTATGCGGAGCATAGGAAGAACGTTGCGCTCTATCGCAAGGCAGCGGCCGAGGCCGATGCAGAGGCGGCCAAGGAAGCGCTGGAAGCCCAGCAGGCCAAGGACGCCGGCGAGCCCGTCGAGCCTGCGCAGTAA
- the copM gene encoding CopM family metallochaperone has protein sequence MHKFTLAATLLLAFAAPALAQQDHSAHGAAAPAAKLPAICLANAPQAPAPMAMQHGAGASDAHTELMAGMDAMNADMMAGGTATDIDVAFVCSMIPHHQGAIDMAKAELKHGDDPWAKEMAQGVITAQEKEIADMLTWLEKQPQ, from the coding sequence ATGCATAAGTTCACCCTCGCCGCCACGCTGTTGCTGGCCTTTGCTGCCCCCGCCCTGGCCCAGCAGGATCACAGCGCCCATGGCGCTGCCGCTCCTGCCGCCAAGCTGCCCGCCATCTGCCTCGCCAACGCACCGCAGGCGCCGGCGCCCATGGCCATGCAACATGGGGCAGGGGCCTCCGATGCCCATACCGAGCTGATGGCCGGCATGGATGCAATGAACGCCGACATGATGGCCGGCGGCACGGCCACCGACATCGACGTTGCCTTCGTCTGCTCGATGATTCCACATCACCAGGGCGCCATCGACATGGCGAAGGCTGAACTGAAGCACGGCGACGATCCCTGGGCGAAAGAGATGGCCCAGGGGGTGATCACCGCGCAGGAAAAGGAAATCGCCGACATGCTGACCTGGCTGGAGAAGCAGCCGCAGTAG
- the pdxA gene encoding 4-hydroxythreonine-4-phosphate dehydrogenase PdxA, whose translation MADSHQPLAVSMGEPAGIGPDLILRLYARRAELGLPPFIVYGHIDFLRARAARLRLPIALAECTPLEASALFAEALPIVHVDGLVPDKPGEPTALSGKVVIESIARAVAASLTGECRAIVTAPIHKAALYSAGFKYPGHTEFLAALCAQGDAVPTPVMMLAHEALRVIPATIHVPISAVPSLVTFELVVSTGRIVAHSLRTRFGIAEPRVGFAGLNPHASEDGNIGTEDFDTVGPAIAQLQHEGIQAEGPMPADTLFHLPHWRKYDAVIAMYHDQALIPIKTVAFDQAVNVTLGLPIVRTSPDHGTAFDLAGTGQGSDASFLNAIRLADELTGGVAQRAAQ comes from the coding sequence TTGGCCGACTCCCACCAGCCGCTCGCCGTCAGCATGGGCGAACCCGCCGGCATCGGCCCCGACCTGATCCTCCGCCTCTATGCCAGGCGCGCCGAGCTCGGGCTGCCGCCGTTCATCGTCTATGGCCATATCGACTTCCTGCGGGCCCGTGCGGCGCGGCTGCGGCTGCCCATCGCGTTGGCAGAGTGCACGCCGCTGGAGGCCAGCGCGCTCTTTGCCGAGGCGTTGCCGATCGTCCATGTCGACGGGCTGGTGCCGGACAAGCCGGGCGAACCCACGGCGCTCTCGGGCAAGGTGGTGATCGAGTCGATCGCCCGCGCCGTGGCAGCGAGCCTGACGGGGGAGTGCCGCGCTATCGTCACCGCGCCGATCCACAAGGCGGCGCTCTACTCGGCAGGCTTCAAGTATCCTGGCCATACCGAGTTCCTGGCGGCGCTCTGCGCGCAGGGCGACGCGGTGCCCACGCCGGTGATGATGCTGGCGCACGAGGCCCTGCGCGTGATCCCCGCCACCATCCACGTGCCGATCAGCGCCGTACCTTCTCTGGTGACGTTCGAACTGGTGGTCAGCACCGGGCGGATCGTCGCGCACAGCCTGCGCACTCGCTTCGGCATCGCCGAGCCCCGTGTCGGCTTTGCCGGGCTCAATCCGCATGCCAGTGAGGACGGCAATATCGGCACCGAAGACTTCGACACCGTCGGCCCGGCGATTGCGCAGCTGCAGCATGAAGGCATCCAGGCGGAAGGCCCGATGCCAGCCGATACGCTGTTCCACCTGCCGCACTGGCGCAAATACGACGCGGTGATCGCGATGTATCACGATCAGGCACTGATCCCGATCAAGACGGTGGCATTCGACCAGGCGGTCAACGTGACGCTTGGGCTGCCGATCGTGCGCACATCGCCCGACCACGGCACGGCCTTCGACCTCGCGGGGACCGGCCAGGGTTCCGATGCGAGCTTTCTGAACGCCATCCGGCTGGCGGATGAGCTGACGGGCGGCGTGGCACAGCGGGCGGCGCAGTAG
- the gmk gene encoding guanylate kinase, with amino-acid sequence MEFTRRGVMLVLASPSGAGKSSISRALFEDDPNIALSVSVTTRARRTDEIDGKHYHFIDVPTFKKMREDGELLESAEVHGNFYGTPRSRVEERLSAGRDILFDIDFQGTLQLYEKCRADMVTIFILPPSIKELRKRLERRAQDSAGTIDKRLKNARIEMEHYGEYDYVLVNEDLEDSTSRVRTILAAARLARPRFLQLDKFVKDLQDQIDSL; translated from the coding sequence ATGGAATTCACGCGACGCGGAGTGATGCTGGTTCTCGCCTCGCCGTCGGGGGCGGGCAAATCATCGATCTCCCGCGCCCTGTTCGAGGATGATCCGAACATTGCGCTGTCGGTTTCGGTGACCACGCGCGCCCGCCGGACCGACGAGATCGACGGCAAGCACTACCACTTCATCGACGTGCCGACCTTCAAGAAGATGCGCGAAGACGGCGAGTTGCTGGAGAGCGCCGAAGTGCATGGCAATTTCTACGGCACGCCGCGTTCGCGCGTCGAGGAGCGTCTGTCGGCCGGCCGCGACATTCTGTTCGATATCGACTTCCAAGGCACGTTGCAGCTCTACGAGAAGTGTCGCGCCGACATGGTCACCATCTTCATCCTGCCGCCCTCGATCAAGGAATTGCGCAAGCGCCTCGAGCGTCGCGCCCAGGATAGCGCCGGCACTATCGACAAGCGGCTGAAAAACGCCCGCATCGAGATGGAGCACTACGGCGAGTACGATTACGTGCTGGTCAACGAGGATCTCGAGGATTCCACTTCACGCGTCCGGACCATCCTGGCCGCGGCGCGCCTCGCTCGCCCGCGCTTCCTGCAATTGGATAAGTTCGTCAAGGACTTGCAGGATCAGATCGACTCTCTTTAA